A single genomic interval of Pithys albifrons albifrons isolate INPA30051 chromosome 11, PitAlb_v1, whole genome shotgun sequence harbors:
- the LOC139676970 gene encoding serine palmitoyltransferase small subunit B-like, with amino-acid sequence MDVKSAKNYVFWLFCQFELITCSYLMEPWEKVLFYSFNMGMVGMLLYTTYACLAAHAGTALQLLWHCLGTQPDSAASVVK; translated from the coding sequence ATGGACGTGAAGAGCGCCAAGAACTACGTGTTCTGGTTGTTCTGCCAGTTTGAGCTGATCACCTGCAGCTACCTGATGgagccctgggagaaggtgctcTTCTACTCCTTCAACATGGGCATGGTGGGCATGTTGCTCTACACCACCTACGCCTGTCTGGCTGCCCACGCGGGCACggccctgcagctgctctggcactgcctgggcacCCAACCCGACAGTGCCGCCTCCGTCGTGAAGTAA